A genomic region of Seriola aureovittata isolate HTS-2021-v1 ecotype China chromosome 21, ASM2101889v1, whole genome shotgun sequence contains the following coding sequences:
- the LOC130161972 gene encoding sesquipedalian-1-like — protein sequence MKVDEKVVTYFESCNSPVDKEGYLSKKGEIKTSYQKRWFVLKGNLLFYKDKPADRDPIGVIVLEGCTVQLCESEEQFAFSLVWSEPGLRTYKFAAEDQASQESWIKALLSANHNYLALLVMDMEKKYRDALVAFSGEPTNTFTMPDFNTTEAGYSAALQSRQTSTLPSYPAAAVGAGPSLSSNLMLQTPSTSSKTASKRSPKLWPKRNANVVPINTPAPPMGEWSGVFLGTKEEFSKLHEDFGKEVKELIASWSKRGQAGEVVQEENLIDFG from the exons ATGAAGGTTGATGAAAAAGTTGTCACCTATTTTGAATCTTGCAACTCACCTGTGGACAAGGAGGGGTACCTCTCCAAGAAG GGTGAGATAAAGACTTCCTATCAGAAGCGTTGGTTTGTGCTGAAGGGGAACCTCCTCTTCTACAAGGACAAGCCAGCCGACCGGGACCCGATAGGCGTGATTGTTCTGGAGGGCTGCACCGTTCAGCTGTGCGAGTCCGAGGAGCAGTTCGCCTTCTCGCTGGTGTGGAGCGAGCCGGGGCTGCGAACGTACAAGTTTGCTGCCGAGGACCAGGCCAGTCAGGAGAGCTGGATCAAAGCCCTGCTGTCGGCCAACCACAACTACCTGGCCCTGCTGGTGATGGACATGGAGAAGAAGTacagag ATGCATTAGTTGCATTCTCCGGTGAACCAACCAACACTTTCACCATGCCAGATTTCAACACAACAGAGGCAGGATATTCTGCAGCCCTTCAGAGCAGACAAACTTCAACGCTGCCCTCGTaccctgcagcagctgtgggaGCGGGACCCAGTCTCAGCTCCAATCTGATGCTTCAAACTCCGAGTACTTCATCCAAAACAGCTAGTAAGAGATCACCCAAACTGTGGCCCAAGAGGAATGCAAATGTGGTGCCTATTAACACTCCTGCTCCACCCATGGGGGAGTGGTCAGGGGTCTTCTTAGGCACCAAGGAGGAATTTAGTAAACTGCACGAAGATTTTGGAAAAGAAGTCAAGGAACTGATTGCTAGTTGGTCAAAAAGAGGACAAGCAGGCGAAGTGGTTCAGGAAGAAAATTTGATAGACTTTGGATAA
- the mylpfb gene encoding myosin regulatory light chain 2, skeletal muscle, with translation MAPKKAKRRQQQGEGGSSNVFSMFEQSQIQEYKEAFTIIDQNRDGIISKDDLRDVLATMGQLNVKNEELEAMVKEASGPINFTVFLTMFGEKLKGADPEDVIVSAFKVLDPEGTGSIKKEFLEELLTTQCDRFTAEEMTNLWAAFPPDVAGNVDYKNICYVITHGEEKEE, from the exons ATG GCACCCAAGAAGGCCAAGAGGAGACAGCAGCAGGGTGAGGGTGGATCCTCCAATGTGTTCTCCATGTTTGAGCAGAGCCAGATCCAGGAGTACAAGGAG GCTTTCACAATCATCGACCAGAACAGAGATGGCATCATCAGCAAGGACGACCTCAGGGACGTGCTGGCCACCATGGGCCAACTGAATGTGAAGAATGAGGAGCTGGAGGCCATGGTGAAGGAGGCCAGCGGCCCCATCAACTTCACCGTCTTCCTGACCATGTTCGGCGAGAAGCTGAAGG GCGCTGATCCCGAGGACGTCATCGTGAGCGCTTTCAAGGTCCTGGACCCCGAGGGCACCGGCTCCATCAAGAAGGAATT CCTTGAGGAGCTCCTGACCACCCAGTGCGACAGGTTCACCGCTGAGGAG ATGACCAACCTTTGGGCTGCTTTCCCCCCTGATGTGGCTGGCAATGTGGACTACAAGAACATCTGCTATGTCATCACACacggagaggaaaaggaggagtaA
- the pgap3 gene encoding post-GPI attachment to proteins factor 3, translating to MPLSSCRAFVSPDGPRPTTMASALPRCTSVRLPALATVVLLLLSATTVQSSQGDKEPVYRDCVKQCVRTNCTGARLRGFQSTQPQYMALTGWTCRDDCRYQCMWTTVGLYQAEGYRVPQFHGKWPFARFLCFEEPASALASLLNGLACLLMLLRYRSTVPRQSPMYHTINAFSLVSLNAWLWSTVFHTRDTYLTEKMDYFCATAVILYSIYLCCVRTLGLRQPGVSSMVGALLILAFTSHVSYLTFVSFDYGYNMAANATIGMVNLLWWLCWCWQNRRTLPYWWKCGLVVLLLHGLALLELLDFPPLLWVLDAHAVWHLSTIPVHFLFYSFLIDDSLYLLNTEKMGVKVE from the exons ATGCCGCTGTCGTCCTGCCGTGCCTTTGTGAGTCCTGACGGGCCGAGACCTACCACCATGGCCTCAGCGTTACCCCGCTGCACATCTGTCAGACTCCCCGCTCTGGCCACTGTCGTCCTGCTCCTGTTGTCGGCGACCACTGTACAGTCCTCCCAAGGCGACAAGGAGCCGGTATACCGAGACTGCGTGAAGCAATGTGTCCGGACCAACTGCACCGGAGCTCGGCTACGGGGCTTCCAGTCTACCCAGCCGCAGTACATGGCGCTGACAG GTTGGACATGTCGTGACGACTGTCGCTATCAATGCATGTGGACCACCGTGGGCCTTTACCAGGCTGAGGGGTACAGGGTCCCGCAGTTCCACGGCAAG TGGCCATTTGCACGCTTCCTGTGTTTCGAGGAACCGGCGTCTGCCCTGGCCTCTCTGCTTAATGGCCTGGCTTGCCTTCTTATGCTGCTGCGCTATCGGAGCACGGTGCCACGCCAGAGCCCCATGTACCACACCATCAACGCCTTCTCTCTG GTATCTCTTAACGCCTGGCTGTGGTCCACAGTGTTTCACACCCGAGACACCTATCTCACTGAG AAAATGGACTATTTCTGTGCAACAGCAGTCATTCTTTACTCAATCTACCTATGCTGTGTGAG AACACTGGGTCTGAGGCAACCTGGGGTTTCCAGCATGGTGGGAGCCCTGCTCATCTTGGCCTTCACCTCGCATGTGTCCTACTTGACCTTCGTCAGCTTCGACTACGGCTACAACATGGCTGCAAACGCCACCATCG GTATGGTGAACCTCCTGTGGTGGCTGTGTTGGTGCTGGCAGAACCGGCGGACCCTGCCGTACTGGTGGAAGTGCGgcctggtggtgctgctgcttcACGGTCTGgccctgctggagctgctggactTCCCCCCGCTGCTCTGGGTGTTAGATGCTCATGctgtgtggcacctcagcacGATCCCAGTGCACTTCCTTTTCTACAG ttTCCTGATAGACGACAGCCTCTACTTACTAAACACAGAGAAGATGGGTGTCAAAGTCGAGTAG